The stretch of DNA GCAAAGCGTGCGTGCCACCAAGTACGATCTGGTGATCGACGCCCAGGGCTTGCTGAAAAGCGCCTGGCTGACGCGCTACGTCAAGGCGCCGGTGGCCGGCCTGGACAAGCAGTCGGCACGCGAACCCCTGGCGGCGCGTTTCTATTCGCGGCGCCTGGCCGTCGCCCGCGGCCAGCATGCCGTGGAGCGCGTGCGCCAGCTGTTCGCCGTGGCGCTGGGGTATGACTTGCCCCAGGGCCTGGGCGATTACGGCCTGAACGTCGAGAAACTGGTGGAGTTGCCACGGCCCAAGCCGTTCGTGGTGTTCCTGCACGGCACCACCTGGGACACCAAGCACTGGCCGCAAGCCTATTGGCGCGAGCTGGCCGAACGCATGGGCCAGTTGGGCGTCGAGGTCAAGTTGCCGTGGGGCAACCCGGCGGAGAAGGCCCGGGCCGAGCGTATTGCCCAGGGCCTGAGCAACGCCACGGTGCTGCCGAAGCTGAATCTGGCGGGCGTCGCCAAGGTGCTGGCGCAAGCCCGGGCTTGTGTCGCGGTGGATACCGGGCTTGGCCATCTCGCGGCAGCGCTGGATGTGCCGACCATTTCCCTGTTCGGCCCGACCAACCCAGGCCTGACCGGTGCCTATGGCAAGGCGCAGATCCATATGGCCAGCGACTTCCCCTGCGCGCCGTGCCTGCAGAAAAAATGCACCTATCAACCGACGGCTGAAGATCAGCGGCGGTTCGACCTGAAGCGCGAGTGGCCGCTGTGCTTCACGCGTCTGAATCCTGAGCGTGTCGCCAGCCGGCTGAGCAGGTTGTTACTGGCTGAGGAGCTGCGCTGATGCAATTGGCTTTTGTCCTTTATAAATACTTCCCGTTCGGTGGCCTGCAACGGGACTTCATGCGCATCGCCCTGGAGTGCCAGAAACGCGGGCACCAGATTCGCGTCTATACGCTGATCTGGGAAGGCGATGTGCCGCCGGGTTTCGAGGTGCTGGTGGCGCCGGTCAAGGCGTTCTTCAACCATCGTCGTAACGAGAAGCTCAGCGCCTGGATGGAGGCCGACCTGGCCAAGCGCCCGGTGGACCGCTTGATCGGCTTCAACAAGATGCCCGGCCTGGACGTGTACTACGCCGCCGACGGCTGCTTCGAAGACAAGGCGCAGAACCTGCGCCATTCGCTGTACCGCCGCTGGGGCCGCTACCGGCACTTCGCCGAATACGAACGCGCGGTGTTCGCCCGGGATGCCAAGACCGAAGTGCTGATGATTTCCGAGGTCCAGCAGCCGCTGTTCATCAAGCATTACGACACCCCGGTGGAGCGTTTCCACCTGCTGCCGCCAGGCATCGCCCAGGACCGTCGCGCGCCGGCCAACGCGGTCGAGATCCGCGCCGAATTCCGTCGCGAGTTCGCCCTGAAAGACGATGATTTGCTGCTGGTGCAGATCGGCTCCGGGTTCAAGACCAAGGGCGTGGATCGTAGTCTCAAGGCCGTGGCCGCCTTGCCGCCGGAGCTGAAGAAACGCACCCGGCTATTTGTAATTGGCCAGGACGACCCCAAAGTATTCCAATTGCAGAGCGCGGCATTGGGCCTGGGCGAGCATGTGCAGTTCCTCAAGGGGCGCAGTGATATCCCGCGTTTCCTGCTGGGCGCCGACCTGTTGATCCACCCGGCGTACAACGAAAACACCGGCACCGTGTTGCTGGAAGCGCTGGTGGCCGGCTTGCCGGTGCTGGTCAGCGCGGTCTGCGGTTATGCCCATTACATCGCCGAGGCCGACAGCGGCCTGGTACTGGACGAGCCATTGGAGCAGGGACAGCTCAATCAATACCTGAACACCATGTTGACCGACGACGCTGCACGCGCGACCTGGAGCCGTAACGGCCTGGCGTTCGCCGAGACGGCCGACCTCTATAGCATGCCGCAGCACGCTGCGGATGTGATTCTGGCGGAGCAACACTGATGAAGTTGATTCTTGCCGAACCGTTCAAGACCCTTTGGGCCGGACGCGATGCGTTCGCCGAAGTCGAGCGTCTGGACGGCCAGGTCTACCGTGAACTGGAAGCCCGCCGTACCTTGCGTACCGAGGTGGCCGGCGAAGGGTTCTTCGTAAAGATTCACCGCGGTATCGGTTGGGGCGAGATCTTCAAGAACCTGCTCACCGTCAAGCTGCCGGTACTCGGCGCGGGCCAGGAATGGCAGGCCATCCAACGCCTGCAGGAAGCCGGCGTGCCGACCAT from Pseudomonas chlororaphis subsp. chlororaphis encodes:
- the waaC gene encoding lipopolysaccharide heptosyltransferase I, whose protein sequence is MRVLLIKTSSLGDVIHALPALTDAARAIPGIKFDWVVEEGFAEIPTWHPAVDKVIPVAIRRWRKNIWQTIKSGEWRRFKQSVRATKYDLVIDAQGLLKSAWLTRYVKAPVAGLDKQSAREPLAARFYSRRLAVARGQHAVERVRQLFAVALGYDLPQGLGDYGLNVEKLVELPRPKPFVVFLHGTTWDTKHWPQAYWRELAERMGQLGVEVKLPWGNPAEKARAERIAQGLSNATVLPKLNLAGVAKVLAQARACVAVDTGLGHLAAALDVPTISLFGPTNPGLTGAYGKAQIHMASDFPCAPCLQKKCTYQPTAEDQRRFDLKREWPLCFTRLNPERVASRLSRLLLAEELR
- a CDS encoding glycosyltransferase family 4 protein; the encoded protein is MQLAFVLYKYFPFGGLQRDFMRIALECQKRGHQIRVYTLIWEGDVPPGFEVLVAPVKAFFNHRRNEKLSAWMEADLAKRPVDRLIGFNKMPGLDVYYAADGCFEDKAQNLRHSLYRRWGRYRHFAEYERAVFARDAKTEVLMISEVQQPLFIKHYDTPVERFHLLPPGIAQDRRAPANAVEIRAEFRREFALKDDDLLLVQIGSGFKTKGVDRSLKAVAALPPELKKRTRLFVIGQDDPKVFQLQSAALGLGEHVQFLKGRSDIPRFLLGADLLIHPAYNENTGTVLLEALVAGLPVLVSAVCGYAHYIAEADSGLVLDEPLEQGQLNQYLNTMLTDDAARATWSRNGLAFAETADLYSMPQHAADVILAEQH